From the genome of Gemmatimonas phototrophica, one region includes:
- a CDS encoding Gfo/Idh/MocA family protein, whose product MKDGVRIAVVGTGAIAQLTHIPVLSKLRGASLVALCDNDAAKARALADRFGVPDVFTDFEELLDSDELDAVVIATPNHLHEPHVLSALRKKLHVLCERPLALSARGIERCLAAAQKTDVRLVVGHNHRFRSDTQALDQFIRNGELGQVTSIRCGSLQVKKNADGWRNRRAESGGGVFLEHGFPLLDLAMWLADGPSPVRVVSSMRRGRGAGAVEDAMQVFLECENGLVVNLDLSWSYVGDEDRWWFEVHATRGSAKLAPLRVTKELNGRAVDVSPSGAGVRESPFLQSYRAEIAHFLAVIRGETPYEAPTDQVGVQKIVEAVYKAAEDGKEIRF is encoded by the coding sequence ATGAAGGACGGCGTACGCATCGCCGTCGTTGGCACGGGTGCCATTGCCCAGCTAACGCACATTCCAGTCTTGTCCAAGCTGCGCGGCGCGTCGCTTGTTGCCCTGTGCGACAACGATGCGGCCAAAGCGCGTGCGCTGGCTGACCGCTTCGGGGTCCCCGATGTGTTCACCGACTTCGAGGAGTTGCTCGATAGCGACGAACTCGACGCGGTCGTCATTGCCACGCCCAATCACCTGCACGAGCCGCACGTGCTCAGCGCGCTACGCAAGAAGCTGCACGTGCTTTGTGAGCGCCCATTGGCACTGTCGGCCCGCGGCATTGAACGGTGCCTTGCGGCAGCGCAGAAAACCGATGTCCGGCTGGTGGTGGGGCACAACCATCGCTTCCGCAGCGATACGCAGGCGCTCGACCAGTTCATCCGGAACGGCGAGCTGGGGCAGGTCACAAGCATTCGCTGCGGCTCCTTGCAGGTCAAAAAGAACGCCGACGGATGGCGCAACCGCCGCGCGGAGTCGGGGGGCGGCGTGTTCCTCGAGCATGGCTTCCCGTTGCTCGATCTGGCCATGTGGCTCGCCGATGGCCCGTCTCCGGTGCGTGTGGTGTCGAGCATGCGACGCGGCCGCGGGGCCGGCGCCGTGGAAGATGCCATGCAGGTGTTCCTCGAATGCGAGAACGGCCTGGTGGTGAATCTCGATCTGTCCTGGTCATACGTGGGCGACGAGGATCGGTGGTGGTTTGAAGTGCACGCGACTCGCGGGTCGGCCAAGCTGGCTCCGTTGCGCGTCACCAAGGAACTCAACGGGCGCGCGGTGGATGTGTCGCCCAGCGGTGCCGGCGTGCGGGAAAGTCCGTTCCTGCAAAGCTACCGGGCCGAAATCGCCCACTTTCTGGCGGTCATTCGTGGCGAAACGCCATACGAAGCACCAACGGATCAGGTGGGCGTTCAGAAGATTGTCGAGGCGGTGTACAAGGCCGCCGAAGACGGCAAGGAAATCCGGTTCTGA
- a CDS encoding DUF4105 domain-containing protein, whose product MSSPRQSWARRVATAMGVVTGALCIAAVSLTTLHAQAPLPDNVPQTPRPPAPGTSPALDSARAARGATLQVVLYTYGPGPEVFEKFGHVALAIEDTQTGESIAYNWGMFDFNQPNFLARFLTGDTKYWMAGYRTGEFNAMYQSQDRTIRQQRLNLTPMQRGALSDLVSWNAREENAYYRYDYYNDNCSTRVRDALDWALGGVVRQALDTVDGHFTWRNETARITAENLPVYAGIQLALGRTADRHLTRWQLAFLPERFADDLARTAVGGASLVAHDSVLYATQSLPTLVHVPQRTMPALALGMVLGVAVFALARLAPALLSAFGVLWYGAGGVLGTALLLAGTVTKHIPYMGSNLNLTLVSPLLLVAALFWSWRTRDDAKGRSGRALSAVVAGIAVVGLVLEHLPALSQGSIMVFMTVVPVHVALAIVANRRLRRAPSATP is encoded by the coding sequence ATGTCTTCTCCTCGACAATCGTGGGCGCGCCGTGTTGCCACCGCCATGGGCGTGGTGACCGGCGCGCTGTGCATTGCGGCGGTATCGCTCACCACGCTGCATGCGCAGGCGCCACTCCCCGATAACGTGCCCCAGACGCCACGGCCGCCGGCTCCCGGCACCTCGCCCGCGCTCGACAGCGCCCGCGCGGCCCGAGGCGCGACGCTGCAGGTGGTGCTCTACACCTACGGACCGGGCCCCGAAGTGTTTGAAAAGTTCGGGCACGTTGCGCTTGCGATCGAAGACACGCAGACCGGCGAGAGCATTGCCTACAACTGGGGGATGTTCGACTTCAACCAGCCGAATTTCCTCGCCCGGTTTCTCACCGGCGATACGAAGTACTGGATGGCCGGCTATCGCACCGGTGAGTTCAATGCGATGTATCAGTCGCAGGACCGCACCATTCGCCAGCAGCGCCTCAATCTCACTCCCATGCAGCGGGGGGCGTTGTCCGATCTGGTGTCGTGGAATGCGCGCGAAGAGAACGCGTACTACCGCTACGACTACTACAACGACAACTGCAGTACGCGCGTGCGTGATGCGCTGGATTGGGCACTCGGTGGCGTGGTGCGCCAAGCGCTGGATACCGTGGATGGTCACTTTACCTGGCGCAACGAAACGGCTCGCATTACGGCCGAGAATCTCCCGGTGTATGCGGGCATTCAACTCGCGCTCGGTCGCACCGCTGATCGGCATCTGACACGCTGGCAACTCGCATTCCTGCCAGAACGCTTTGCCGATGATCTGGCGCGTACCGCGGTGGGCGGGGCGTCCCTGGTGGCGCACGATTCCGTGCTGTACGCCACGCAGAGTCTGCCGACCTTGGTGCACGTGCCCCAGCGTACCATGCCGGCGCTGGCACTGGGCATGGTGCTGGGCGTGGCGGTATTTGCCCTCGCCCGTCTCGCACCGGCGCTGTTGAGTGCTTTTGGTGTGCTGTGGTATGGTGCAGGCGGTGTGCTGGGTACGGCGCTGTTGCTGGCTGGCACCGTGACCAAGCACATCCCGTACATGGGCTCGAACCTCAACCTCACGCTGGTCTCGCCCCTGCTGCTGGTGGCCGCGCTGTTCTGGAGCTGGCGTACGCGCGACGATGCCAAGGGACGGTCTGGTCGTGCGCTCAGCGCCGTGGTGGCCGGTATTGCGGTGGTGGGGTTGGTGTTGGAGCACCTGCCCGCTCTATCACAGGGGAGCATCATGGTCTTCATGACCGTGGTACCGGTGCATGTGGCCCTCGCGATAGTGGCCAACCGTCGTCTGCGGCGGGCGCCGTCGGCAACCCCATGA
- a CDS encoding hydantoinase/oxoprolinase family protein translates to MSNHTGVAVGIDVGGTFTDLAALHHDGTVSTTKVLSVPADRAQGVLQALDAAQLQAQDIAHIAHGTTVVTNLLLERRGAPVVLCATQGFTDVLELRRQERAALYDLSQHHAAPLVSGPQVIAVPERIAPEGVVTSLEHEGVAHVVATALAQATVCGAETVAITLLHAYGDPSHEQRLAEALRLAIAAQGLALDVVASHEVLPEIREYERMATTVAEAYARPAVRRYLAGLSTRLAARGYPAPRVMTSAGGTLETEEAAHHAAALALSGPAGGVTGAAAIARALGVSRALTIDIGGTSADVGLIEDGEPLVERGGGVGGIPIALPRVLVEAVAAGGGSIAWLDDGGALRAGPESAGAMPGPAAYDRGGERPTVTDAHVVLGTIAAGKWSGGVRISRDKAVAAVATIAAPLGVSVERAAEAIIATADATMARALRRVSVERGVDPRGIPLIAFGGGGPLHACGLAERLGMRQVIVPPHAGVLSAVGLALAPERRERLTSCVVEAEAWSDASMSTLLSASASALGQGRSHLEPRWWLRARYVGQGYELDVPVVPGDPVELVVTRFIARHEQRAGFTLERPVEFISARTTLSSAPWPVRLVRPVRSGDIPPQVDDGRAMTRTVHGDAVVRLPDATMRVAPGWTARALEIGGWLLEQT, encoded by the coding sequence ATGAGCAATCACACCGGGGTGGCCGTCGGCATTGATGTGGGCGGCACCTTCACCGATCTCGCCGCGCTGCACCACGACGGCACGGTGTCCACCACCAAGGTGCTCAGTGTCCCTGCCGACCGCGCGCAGGGCGTACTGCAGGCGTTGGACGCGGCACAGCTGCAGGCGCAGGACATCGCGCACATTGCGCACGGCACGACGGTGGTCACCAACCTGCTGCTGGAGCGCCGCGGAGCCCCGGTGGTGTTGTGTGCCACGCAGGGGTTCACCGATGTGCTGGAGTTGCGTCGGCAGGAACGTGCGGCTCTCTATGATTTGTCGCAGCACCATGCGGCGCCGCTCGTGTCCGGACCGCAAGTCATTGCGGTGCCGGAGCGCATCGCGCCGGAGGGCGTGGTAACGTCACTCGAGCACGAAGGCGTGGCGCACGTGGTCGCTACGGCGCTGGCGCAGGCCACCGTCTGTGGCGCCGAAACGGTAGCGATCACCCTGCTGCACGCGTACGGCGACCCGTCGCATGAGCAGCGGCTCGCGGAAGCGTTGCGGTTGGCGATTGCAGCGCAGGGGCTCGCGCTGGATGTGGTGGCCAGTCACGAGGTGTTGCCGGAAATCCGCGAGTACGAACGCATGGCCACCACCGTGGCAGAAGCGTATGCGCGTCCAGCGGTGCGCCGCTATCTGGCGGGACTCAGCACCCGTCTCGCGGCCCGCGGATATCCGGCGCCGCGGGTCATGACGTCGGCCGGCGGCACCCTCGAAACAGAGGAGGCCGCGCACCATGCCGCGGCACTGGCGCTCAGTGGACCTGCCGGCGGCGTCACCGGAGCTGCGGCCATCGCGCGCGCGCTCGGCGTTTCGCGGGCGCTGACGATCGACATTGGTGGGACCAGCGCCGACGTGGGGCTCATTGAAGATGGGGAGCCCCTGGTGGAGCGCGGCGGTGGCGTGGGGGGGATTCCCATTGCCTTGCCGCGCGTGTTGGTGGAAGCCGTTGCCGCCGGTGGCGGCAGCATTGCCTGGCTGGACGATGGCGGCGCCCTGCGCGCAGGCCCGGAAAGCGCCGGCGCCATGCCGGGGCCGGCTGCCTACGATCGCGGTGGGGAACGCCCCACGGTGACCGATGCACACGTGGTGTTGGGCACCATTGCCGCCGGCAAATGGAGTGGAGGCGTGCGCATCAGCCGCGACAAGGCGGTGGCGGCGGTGGCCACCATTGCCGCCCCACTGGGTGTGTCGGTGGAGCGCGCGGCCGAAGCGATTATTGCGACCGCCGATGCGACCATGGCGCGCGCGTTACGCCGCGTCAGTGTGGAACGCGGGGTCGATCCGCGTGGCATTCCACTCATTGCATTCGGCGGTGGGGGGCCGTTGCATGCCTGCGGGTTGGCTGAACGCTTGGGTATGCGACAGGTCATCGTGCCGCCACACGCGGGCGTGCTGAGCGCCGTCGGCCTTGCCCTGGCACCTGAACGTCGGGAACGGCTCACGAGCTGTGTGGTGGAGGCAGAGGCGTGGAGTGATGCCTCGATGTCCACATTGCTGAGTGCCTCGGCGAGCGCATTGGGGCAGGGGCGTTCGCATCTCGAGCCCCGGTGGTGGCTGCGGGCCCGCTACGTGGGCCAGGGGTATGAACTGGATGTGCCGGTCGTTCCGGGCGATCCGGTGGAGTTGGTGGTGACGCGCTTCATTGCGCGGCACGAGCAGCGCGCCGGGTTTACGCTGGAGCGCCCTGTCGAGTTCATCAGCGCCCGCACCACGCTCAGCAGCGCCCCGTGGCCGGTGCGATTGGTGCGACCGGTCCGTTCGGGCGACATTCCTCCGCAGGTGGATGATGGGCGGGCCATGACGCGCACCGTACACGGTGATGCGGTGGTCCGGTTGCCCGATGCCACCATGCGGGTGGCCCCTGGCTGGACTGCCCGTGCGCTGGAAATTGGTGGTTGGCTACTGGAGCAGACATGA
- a CDS encoding uracil-DNA glycosylase family protein has product MSAARIEVGRILGTPVHMLLPQEGAVHVLIVGEAPGPRGADKSGIPFFGDAAGKHLYQALARMGAVTLPPEVDDMPWDGALFTAAGLAPISHGVALGNAFDRCPTDDGQSFRAPIRAELESQRNISRLNRDLDQLVSRGLKGIVTLGRVATRTFDVVFKQKPRADIARRALPHPSAQGLLSMAPDRGKGSRMTDLQEAWMVRCEYAILQAGYPAPASGDT; this is encoded by the coding sequence ATGAGCGCCGCACGCATAGAAGTGGGACGTATCCTCGGCACCCCCGTGCACATGCTGCTTCCTCAGGAAGGGGCGGTCCATGTGCTCATCGTGGGGGAGGCCCCGGGGCCACGCGGCGCCGACAAGAGCGGCATTCCCTTCTTCGGTGATGCGGCGGGCAAGCACTTGTATCAGGCCTTGGCCCGAATGGGTGCGGTGACGTTGCCACCCGAAGTGGATGACATGCCATGGGATGGCGCGCTGTTCACCGCCGCCGGCCTCGCCCCCATTTCGCACGGAGTGGCGCTGGGGAATGCCTTCGATCGGTGTCCCACTGACGATGGGCAATCGTTTCGGGCCCCTATCCGCGCCGAGTTGGAGAGTCAGCGCAACATCTCGCGCCTCAACCGTGATCTGGATCAGCTGGTATCGCGAGGGCTGAAGGGCATTGTCACCTTGGGACGCGTGGCCACGCGCACCTTTGATGTGGTGTTCAAGCAGAAGCCCCGAGCGGACATCGCCCGACGGGCACTGCCACACCCATCGGCGCAAGGGTTGTTGTCCATGGCGCCTGATCGTGGCAAGGGATCGCGCATGACCGACTTGCAGGAGGCGTGGATGGTGCGCTGTGAATACGCCATTCTCCAGGCCGGCTATCCGGCGCCCGCCAGCGGCGACACATGA
- a CDS encoding hydantoinase B/oxoprolinase family protein: MTTNNAAAFDALELTVFSQGVAMLAEEMGGLLERSSISPNIRERRDASCALFDASGRMVAQAAHIPVHLGAMPESVAAVRAAGAAAGDVFLLNDPSHGGSHLPDLTMVEVIAHPSQADRIIGYAAVRAHHADVGGISPGSMPFGATELYQEGLIVPPVRIEVHGIPQRDVMTLVLANVRTPAEREGDLRAQRAACAAGRRGWQALFTRLGDATLQAAVDALLDYTERRVRARLALLEGATGQAADALEGDGVSDQPIPVVIRATVRNGTLLLDLTGTSPAVRGNVNAPPAVARAAAVFVLRVLCDDDVPVNDGVARAVHLTIPDDCVANAKRPSAVAAGNVELSQRMTDVCFAALAKAAASIGVHDLVIPACGQGTMNNITLGAPGWSFYETLGGGQGASLRGPGPDAVHVGMSNTRNTPVESLERAYPLRIVEYAVRRGSGGAGQFPGGDGVVRRYQALVPCTATLLTERRVVAPPGANGGMPGAAGNNLLNSTVLPAKTRVALSAGDVLTLETPGGGGWGVPVSNTQGQ; this comes from the coding sequence ATGACCACCAACAACGCTGCGGCGTTTGACGCGCTGGAACTCACGGTCTTTTCGCAGGGCGTGGCCATGCTCGCGGAGGAGATGGGCGGCCTACTGGAACGCAGCAGTATTTCGCCCAACATCCGCGAGCGTCGCGATGCGTCGTGCGCGCTGTTCGATGCGTCGGGGCGCATGGTGGCGCAAGCGGCGCATATTCCGGTGCATCTGGGCGCCATGCCGGAATCGGTGGCGGCCGTGCGTGCTGCGGGCGCCGCGGCTGGTGACGTGTTTCTGCTTAATGATCCATCGCACGGCGGGTCGCATTTGCCCGATCTCACCATGGTAGAGGTCATTGCGCATCCGTCGCAAGCCGATCGCATTATTGGGTATGCCGCCGTGCGCGCCCATCATGCCGATGTCGGTGGCATCAGTCCGGGAAGCATGCCCTTTGGGGCCACGGAGTTGTATCAGGAAGGGCTGATCGTGCCGCCGGTACGCATTGAGGTACATGGCATACCGCAACGCGATGTGATGACGCTGGTGCTGGCGAATGTACGAACGCCCGCCGAGCGCGAGGGGGATTTGCGGGCGCAGCGCGCTGCCTGCGCGGCCGGGCGTCGTGGGTGGCAGGCGCTGTTCACGCGGCTTGGCGACGCCACGTTGCAGGCGGCCGTGGATGCGCTGCTCGATTACACCGAGCGACGTGTGCGGGCGCGACTGGCGTTGCTGGAAGGGGCCACTGGACAAGCCGCCGACGCGCTGGAAGGCGATGGCGTGAGCGACCAGCCGATTCCGGTGGTCATTCGGGCCACTGTGCGCAACGGAACTCTGTTGCTTGATCTCACCGGCACCTCACCCGCGGTGCGTGGCAATGTGAACGCGCCCCCCGCGGTGGCCCGTGCGGCCGCGGTGTTTGTGTTGCGCGTGTTGTGCGACGATGACGTGCCCGTAAACGACGGTGTGGCGCGCGCGGTGCACCTCACCATCCCCGACGATTGTGTGGCCAACGCCAAGCGTCCGAGCGCCGTGGCGGCCGGGAATGTGGAACTGTCGCAGCGCATGACCGACGTGTGTTTTGCGGCGTTGGCCAAAGCGGCGGCCAGTATTGGTGTACATGATCTGGTCATCCCGGCCTGCGGGCAGGGCACCATGAACAACATCACGCTGGGCGCGCCGGGGTGGAGCTTTTACGAAACACTGGGAGGAGGGCAGGGGGCCAGCTTGCGCGGTCCTGGCCCTGATGCCGTGCACGTGGGGATGAGCAACACGCGCAACACCCCAGTGGAAAGTCTTGAGCGGGCGTATCCGCTGCGCATTGTGGAGTACGCCGTGCGACGTGGCAGCGGTGGCGCTGGACAGTTTCCCGGCGGCGATGGGGTGGTACGTCGCTATCAGGCGCTGGTACCGTGCACCGCGACGTTGCTCACCGAGCGTCGGGTCGTGGCGCCACCGGGCGCCAACGGCGGGATGCCAGGTGCCGCTGGCAACAACCTGTTGAACAGCACAGTACTCCCCGCGAAAACACGCGTGGCACTCTCGGCAGGTGATGTGCTCACGCTGGAGACACCCGGTGGTGGTGGCTGGGGTGTGCCGGTATCCAACACGCAGGGCCAATGA